From Amycolatopsis sp. YIM 10, the proteins below share one genomic window:
- a CDS encoding ribonuclease domain-containing protein yields MFNRRRITAALIGLIVLVVGGWLVKDLVADDQGPVPGSESGLRVESLSSLPPEAGETWKLIGSNGPFPYPRSDGTEFQNREKRLPVRDSGYYREYTVKTPGSQDRGARRLVTGAARELYYTGDHYSSFVIVDPSR; encoded by the coding sequence ATGTTCAACCGGAGGCGGATCACCGCCGCGTTGATCGGCCTGATCGTGCTCGTGGTCGGCGGCTGGCTGGTCAAGGACCTCGTCGCGGACGACCAGGGCCCGGTGCCGGGCAGCGAGTCCGGTCTGCGGGTGGAGTCGCTTTCGTCGCTGCCGCCCGAGGCGGGCGAGACGTGGAAGCTGATCGGCTCGAACGGCCCGTTCCCGTACCCCCGCAGCGACGGGACCGAATTCCAGAATCGCGAGAAGCGGCTGCCCGTGCGTGACTCCGGTTATTACCGGGAGTACACGGTGAAAACGCCGGGGAGCCAGGATCGTGGCGCGCGGCGGCTGGTCACCGGCGCGGCGCGCGAGCTGTACTACACCGGGGACCATTACTCTTCGTTCGTCATCGTGGACCCGAGCAGGTGA
- a CDS encoding zinc-binding dehydrogenase yields the protein MFAVYAKAPNPENPLDSLVVGERPEPEVPEGWVRVAVKAASLNMHDLWTLRGVGIKPEQFPMILGCDGAGVLDDGTEVVLHSVVNAPGWQGDDTLDPKRTLLTEKHQGTFADYVIVPARNTVPKPKELSFTEAATMGTAWLTAYRMLFVKSGLRPGQTMLVQGASGGVSTALVQLGRAAGFRVWVTGRTEEKRALAEQLGAHQSFESGARLPERVDAVFETVGKATWSHSVKSLKPGGIIVVSGSTSGPDAHAELQRVFFLQLRIAGSTMGTRDELTDLLEYVRLSGIRPQIGAELPVADAAAGFRQMLDGETAGKTVFVA from the coding sequence ATGTTCGCCGTATACGCCAAGGCCCCGAACCCGGAAAACCCGCTGGACTCGCTGGTGGTCGGCGAGCGCCCCGAGCCCGAGGTGCCCGAAGGCTGGGTGCGGGTCGCGGTGAAGGCCGCGAGCCTGAACATGCACGACCTGTGGACCCTGCGCGGCGTGGGCATCAAGCCGGAGCAGTTCCCGATGATCCTCGGCTGCGACGGCGCCGGTGTGCTCGACGACGGCACCGAGGTGGTCCTGCACTCGGTGGTCAACGCCCCCGGGTGGCAGGGCGACGACACGCTCGACCCGAAGCGCACCCTGCTCACCGAGAAGCACCAGGGCACCTTCGCCGACTACGTCATCGTGCCCGCGCGCAACACCGTGCCGAAGCCGAAGGAGCTGTCCTTCACCGAGGCCGCCACGATGGGCACCGCCTGGCTGACCGCGTATCGCATGCTCTTCGTCAAGTCCGGCCTGCGCCCCGGCCAGACCATGCTGGTGCAGGGCGCCTCCGGCGGCGTGTCCACCGCGCTGGTCCAGCTCGGCCGGGCGGCCGGGTTCCGCGTGTGGGTCACCGGCCGCACCGAGGAGAAGCGCGCACTGGCCGAGCAGCTCGGCGCGCACCAGTCCTTCGAATCCGGAGCGCGACTGCCGGAGCGGGTCGACGCGGTGTTCGAGACCGTCGGCAAGGCCACCTGGTCACACTCGGTGAAGTCCCTGAAGCCCGGCGGCATCATCGTGGTCTCCGGTTCGACCAGTGGCCCGGACGCGCACGCGGAACTGCAGCGGGTGTTCTTCCTGCAACTGCGGATCGCCGGTTCGACCATGGGCACCCGCGACGAACTCACGGATCTGCTCGAATACGTGCGGCTTTCCGGTATCCGGCCGCAGATCGGCGCGGAACTCCCGGTCGCGGACGCGGCCGCGGGCTTCCGGCAGATGCTCGACGGGGAAACCGCCGGGAAGACCGTCTTCGTCGCCTGA
- a CDS encoding alpha/beta fold hydrolase produces MTAQQREAPPTVLDDSGIRVAHRRYAGARTRVLEVGPQPDADTPRRRSARRSARPATPRLVLLHGYCDSADTWRPVLEELAAAGHSAVAVDLPGFGEADALRPGAMLPQLDTFLAALIKEQSVLGPVVLAGNSLGGTISLRAAQSTRLPVTGVVSIAAPGFVDSWLIRTVARFPVPLRLYSSLPLPVPGFVVRAIAEQVVPRLLYADSALADTTQVRRFTELFPDYRATTGRLEQARQLVEELTTAYQLDTVRAPLLVVACGKDKLVSAASGKQLHSLVPHSRLLVRDDWGHCPQLDDPPAIAELITYFAASAAHGKQRRVAGSVASEVDTEASA; encoded by the coding sequence ATGACCGCACAGCAGCGGGAGGCACCACCGACGGTGCTGGACGATTCGGGGATCCGGGTCGCCCACCGCCGCTATGCCGGTGCCCGCACGCGTGTGCTGGAGGTCGGTCCCCAGCCCGATGCCGACACGCCGCGACGCCGTTCGGCCAGGCGGTCCGCCCGGCCGGCCACGCCGAGGCTGGTGCTGCTGCACGGCTACTGCGACAGCGCCGACACCTGGCGCCCGGTACTGGAAGAGCTTGCGGCCGCGGGACATTCCGCGGTCGCGGTGGATCTGCCGGGTTTCGGCGAGGCCGACGCGCTGCGCCCCGGCGCGATGCTGCCGCAGCTGGACACCTTTCTCGCCGCGCTGATCAAGGAGCAGTCGGTGCTCGGGCCGGTCGTGCTGGCCGGGAACTCGCTCGGCGGCACGATCAGCCTGCGGGCCGCGCAGAGCACCCGCCTGCCGGTGACCGGCGTGGTGTCCATCGCCGCGCCCGGTTTTGTGGACTCGTGGCTGATCCGCACGGTGGCCAGGTTCCCGGTGCCGCTGCGCCTGTACTCCTCGCTCCCGTTGCCGGTACCCGGTTTTGTCGTCCGCGCGATCGCCGAGCAGGTGGTCCCGCGGCTGCTCTACGCCGACTCCGCCCTGGCCGACACCACGCAGGTCCGCCGCTTCACCGAGCTGTTCCCCGACTACCGGGCCACCACCGGCCGCCTCGAGCAGGCCAGGCAGCTGGTGGAGGAACTGACCACCGCCTATCAGCTCGACACCGTGCGCGCCCCGCTGCTGGTGGTCGCCTGCGGCAAGGACAAGCTGGTCAGCGCCGCGTCGGGCAAGCAGCTGCACAGCCTGGTGCCGCACAGCAGGCTGCTGGTGCGCGACGACTGGGGCCACTGCCCGCAGCTGGACGACCCGCCCGCCATCGCGGAGCTGATCACCTACTTCGCCGCGAGCGCTGCGCACGGCAAGCAGCGCCGGGTGGCCGGGTCCGTCGCGTCCGAAGTCGACACCGAGGCATCGGCCTGA
- a CDS encoding amino acid permease — protein sequence MTVGQSGSGNGIFRRKPIDQIEPVAESEGLQRTLGLRQLTAIGVGGIIGAGIFSLAGAVANETAGPAVLISFLIAGIASAAAAFSYAEFAGLIPRAGSAYTYGYAVLGEITGWFIGWDLLLEYTAIVAVVAIGISGYFNDLLGFLNISLPEWMLGAPGTEPDGVASGTYKVNLFAVLLCLLIAFILNQGMKNAARFETLLVYLKVGVVLLVIVVGAFHINTDNYNPFAPFGWAGAFTGAATVFFAVFGYDAMSTAAEESKDSQKHMPKAIIYSLAISMVLYVLACLVLTGMVNFKDIDSEAAFSSAFAGIGMKWLGAIIAAGAILGILTVLFTFMMGAARVGFSMSRDGLLPKWFAKTHPVKKVPSRITWVLGAASALIAGFLPIAEAAELTNIGILLAFVVVCIAVVVLRYKRPDLPRGFKTPGMPVVPIIGVVFSIWLITFLQPETWLRFAMWFAIGLVIYFAYSRRNSVLGKENAEK from the coding sequence ATGACCGTCGGCCAGAGCGGTTCCGGCAACGGAATCTTCCGGCGCAAGCCCATCGACCAGATCGAACCGGTGGCCGAGAGCGAGGGACTGCAGCGCACTCTCGGCCTGCGTCAGCTGACCGCGATCGGGGTCGGCGGCATCATCGGCGCCGGCATCTTCTCACTGGCCGGCGCGGTGGCGAACGAGACAGCGGGCCCGGCCGTGCTGATCTCCTTCCTGATCGCCGGCATCGCCAGCGCGGCCGCGGCGTTCTCCTACGCCGAGTTCGCCGGGCTGATCCCGCGGGCGGGCTCGGCCTACACCTACGGTTACGCGGTGCTCGGCGAGATCACCGGCTGGTTCATCGGCTGGGACCTGCTGCTGGAGTACACCGCGATCGTGGCGGTGGTGGCGATCGGCATCAGCGGTTACTTCAACGACCTGCTGGGCTTCCTGAACATCTCGCTGCCGGAGTGGATGCTCGGCGCGCCGGGCACCGAACCGGACGGTGTCGCGTCCGGCACCTACAAGGTCAACCTGTTCGCCGTGCTGCTGTGCCTGCTGATCGCGTTCATCCTCAACCAGGGCATGAAGAACGCGGCCCGGTTCGAGACGCTGCTGGTCTACCTCAAGGTCGGCGTGGTGCTGCTGGTGATCGTGGTCGGCGCGTTCCACATCAACACCGACAACTACAACCCGTTCGCCCCGTTCGGCTGGGCTGGCGCGTTCACCGGTGCGGCGACGGTGTTCTTCGCGGTGTTCGGCTACGACGCCATGTCCACCGCGGCCGAGGAGTCGAAGGACTCCCAGAAGCACATGCCGAAGGCGATCATCTACTCGCTGGCCATCTCGATGGTGCTCTACGTATTGGCGTGCCTGGTGCTGACCGGGATGGTGAACTTCAAGGACATCGACAGCGAGGCCGCGTTCTCCAGCGCCTTCGCCGGGATCGGGATGAAGTGGCTGGGCGCGATCATCGCCGCGGGCGCCATTCTCGGCATCCTGACCGTGTTGTTCACCTTCATGATGGGCGCGGCGCGCGTCGGCTTCTCGATGAGCCGCGACGGCCTGCTGCCGAAGTGGTTCGCCAAGACGCACCCGGTGAAGAAGGTGCCGAGCCGGATCACCTGGGTGCTGGGCGCGGCTTCGGCGCTGATCGCCGGGTTCCTGCCGATCGCCGAGGCGGCCGAGCTGACCAACATCGGCATCCTGCTGGCCTTCGTGGTGGTCTGCATCGCGGTGGTCGTGCTGCGGTACAAGCGCCCCGACCTGCCGCGCGGCTTCAAGACCCCGGGCATGCCGGTGGTGCCGATCATCGGCGTGGTCTTCTCGATCTGGCTGATCACCTTCCTGCAGCCGGAAACCTGGCTGCGCTTCGCCATGTGGTTCGCCATCGGCCTGGTGATCTACTTCGCCTACAGCCGGCGCAACTCGGTGCTGGGCAAGGAGAACGCGGAGAAGTAG
- a CDS encoding nitronate monooxygenase family protein — MITELRVPVLVAPMAGGPSTPELVAAANRAGASGFLAGGYLTAEALGEQIARTRELTGKPFGVNLFVPGERGGHDLANYQLRLLAEAQRYGVEPGVPDWNDDHYPAKLDLVVAQRIPLVSFTFGRPSAKDVERLHAAGSRVVVTVTNPAEARLAAEVGADALCVQGFEAGAHRGLFTDEETEAAGGETYGLLAALRLVAAEVDLPLIATGGLVHGADVAAVLTAGAVAAQLGTAFLRADEAGTNQTYRQALAEGGRRTAFTRAFSGRPARGLVNRFLLEHSGPAPAAYPEVNGLTKPIRAAAAKAGDPEALSLWAGQTYSLSRSAPAAEIVETLDDELRDAAGKAQRWMFRRKD, encoded by the coding sequence ATGATCACCGAACTCCGAGTGCCCGTGCTGGTCGCGCCGATGGCGGGTGGGCCGTCGACGCCGGAACTCGTCGCCGCCGCGAACCGGGCCGGGGCGTCCGGGTTCCTCGCCGGTGGTTACCTGACCGCGGAGGCGCTGGGCGAGCAGATCGCACGCACCAGGGAGCTGACCGGCAAGCCGTTCGGCGTCAACCTGTTCGTGCCGGGTGAGCGCGGTGGCCACGATCTCGCGAACTACCAGCTGCGCCTGCTCGCCGAAGCCCAGCGCTACGGCGTCGAGCCGGGCGTGCCGGACTGGAACGACGACCACTACCCGGCCAAGCTGGACCTGGTGGTTGCACAGCGGATCCCGCTGGTTTCGTTCACCTTCGGCAGGCCGTCGGCAAAAGACGTCGAGCGGTTGCACGCCGCGGGCAGCCGTGTGGTGGTCACGGTGACCAATCCCGCCGAGGCCCGGCTGGCCGCCGAAGTCGGCGCGGATGCCTTGTGCGTCCAGGGTTTCGAAGCCGGGGCGCATCGCGGTTTGTTCACCGACGAGGAAACCGAGGCCGCGGGTGGCGAGACCTACGGCCTGCTCGCCGCGCTACGGCTCGTGGCGGCCGAAGTGGACCTGCCGCTGATCGCCACCGGCGGCCTGGTGCACGGCGCGGACGTCGCCGCCGTGCTCACCGCGGGCGCGGTGGCCGCCCAGCTCGGCACGGCCTTCCTGCGGGCCGACGAAGCCGGCACCAACCAGACCTACCGGCAGGCGCTGGCCGAAGGCGGCCGCCGGACCGCGTTCACCCGCGCGTTCAGCGGACGGCCCGCGCGCGGGCTGGTCAACCGGTTCCTGCTGGAGCATTCCGGCCCGGCCCCGGCCGCCTATCCGGAGGTGAACGGCCTGACCAAGCCGATCCGCGCGGCGGCGGCCAAGGCCGGTGACCCCGAGGCGCTTTCGCTGTGGGCGGGGCAGACCTACTCGCTGAGCAGGTCCGCCCCGGCCGCCGAGATCGTCGAAACCCTGGACGACGAACTCCGGGACGCCGCCGGAAAGGCGCAGCGGTGGATGTTCCGCAGGAAGGACTGA
- a CDS encoding GyrI-like domain-containing protein, whose product MALIPIDRFARRCRLSEHRLRRYEDLDLLTPPEAGPCYRPEQARDALVITLLQRLDVPLPDIAKVLDGDLAGPLLALRERLENEVRPQQILMRSTEKLLARGLPRPEITLDRVPERRLRVVRASADPDNLGGAFAACATRLAAAFEREGVPWRPPLLGLYPLDLAAEPLSIAAAIEADEEPPTTEAASLLAGTEATVEHIGPYEDLVLTYHALLTWVQDNGYEPSGPVVETYLTDPDKTAPEELVTRIGVIVQEG is encoded by the coding sequence GTGGCACTCATCCCGATCGACCGGTTCGCCCGGCGCTGCCGCCTCAGTGAGCACCGGCTGCGGCGCTACGAAGACCTCGACCTGCTCACCCCGCCGGAGGCCGGGCCGTGCTACCGGCCGGAACAGGCGCGGGACGCCTTGGTCATCACCCTGCTGCAGCGGCTGGACGTGCCGTTGCCGGACATCGCGAAGGTGCTCGACGGAGATCTCGCCGGGCCGTTGCTCGCCCTGCGCGAGCGGCTCGAAAACGAGGTGCGGCCCCAGCAGATCCTGATGCGGTCGACCGAAAAGCTGCTCGCGCGCGGACTCCCCCGCCCGGAGATCACGCTGGACCGGGTACCCGAGCGACGGCTGCGGGTGGTCCGGGCGAGCGCCGATCCCGACAACCTCGGCGGGGCGTTCGCCGCTTGCGCGACACGGCTCGCCGCCGCCTTCGAACGTGAGGGGGTGCCGTGGCGTCCACCGCTGCTGGGGCTGTACCCGCTGGACCTGGCGGCTGAGCCGTTGTCGATCGCCGCCGCCATCGAGGCCGACGAGGAACCGCCGACCACCGAAGCGGCGTCGCTGCTCGCCGGGACGGAGGCCACGGTCGAGCACATCGGCCCGTACGAAGACCTTGTGCTGACCTACCACGCCTTGCTGACCTGGGTCCAGGACAACGGGTACGAGCCGTCGGGCCCGGTGGTGGAGACCTATCTGACCGATCCGGACAAAACCGCGCCGGAGGAACTGGTCACCAGGATCGGCGTCATCGTCCAGGAAGGCTGA
- a CDS encoding LLM class flavin-dependent oxidoreductase, whose amino-acid sequence MRVSLCLTGFTPVGPEPVEAAESAGFDGVWLAEHAGFGDSVVPAAAGLARTERIDVGVVGPGPAGRHPGVLAMELASLARLGPGRVRAQVGLGEPKLIGRLGGDHRGGARVMGEFVTALRALLNGERLTGTHAGHRFDGFRLAHGPVRAPVDLLAVRPRMLETAARCADGVSLSAGASRDYLASTVRRVKALRQGDFRITAFALAAVADRVEDALSLVRPAFRGFTPETTEVLAPGAELADRALIATPDTLGRALAAYADTGIDELALTLFSPLAGLSLPGR is encoded by the coding sequence ATGCGAGTGAGCCTGTGCCTGACCGGGTTCACCCCGGTCGGCCCCGAACCGGTCGAGGCGGCGGAAAGCGCCGGGTTCGACGGGGTGTGGCTGGCCGAGCACGCCGGCTTCGGCGACAGTGTGGTGCCCGCGGCGGCGGGTCTCGCCCGCACCGAGCGGATCGACGTCGGAGTGGTCGGCCCCGGTCCGGCCGGTCGGCATCCCGGGGTACTGGCGATGGAACTGGCTTCGCTCGCGCGGCTCGGGCCCGGCCGGGTTCGAGCCCAGGTCGGCCTCGGTGAGCCGAAACTGATCGGGCGGCTGGGCGGGGACCACCGCGGCGGGGCCCGCGTGATGGGGGAGTTCGTCACCGCGTTGCGGGCACTGCTGAACGGCGAGCGACTGACCGGAACCCATGCGGGACACCGGTTCGACGGGTTCCGGCTCGCGCACGGCCCGGTCCGCGCGCCGGTCGACCTGCTCGCCGTGCGCCCCCGGATGCTGGAGACGGCTGCCCGGTGCGCGGACGGTGTCTCACTGAGCGCCGGTGCTTCCCGCGACTACCTGGCATCGACGGTCCGCCGCGTCAAAGCTTTGCGCCAAGGGGACTTCCGGATCACCGCGTTCGCACTGGCCGCCGTCGCCGACCGCGTGGAAGACGCACTTTCCTTGGTGCGACCGGCTTTCCGCGGCTTCACCCCGGAAACGACCGAGGTGCTCGCGCCGGGCGCCGAACTCGCCGACCGCGCGCTGATCGCCACCCCGGACACGCTCGGGCGGGCACTGGCCGCCTATGCCGACACCGGCATCGACGAACTCGCGTTGACGTTGTTCTCCCCGTTGGCCGGACTCAGCCTTCCTGGACGATGA
- a CDS encoding family 20 glycosylhydrolase, with amino-acid sequence MVKTGGRSRVRMRLARALAALTIAGGSFAALQPAAASPAPAAEPLTSLVPVPVSVQPAAGVTHTLAESTKIYAASASVGDYLAGVLRRSTGYALPVQTAPATPPADGISLLLSGAPGSVGDQGYQLTVSAQNVVLRANTAAGLFSGVQTLRQLFPAAIESPTVQSGPWTLPGATITDHPRFAYRSAMLDVARHFHPVDAVKKYIDQLALYKINYFHLHLADDQGWRIMIDSWPKLATYGGSTQVGGGPGGYYTKAQYSEIVAYAASRHITVVPEIDMPGHTNAALASYAELNCNGVAPPLRTDIEVGYSSLCISKDITYQFVADVIREISALTPGPYFHIGGDEAHATSDADYQTFMTKVLPLVAQNGKTVQGWHDIAKVQLPGTAVPQFWGTTTADQGVVNAVARGSKVLMSPANKAYLDMKYNSSTPLGLSWAGFIEVQTAYEWNPGAYLNGVPESAVLGVESPLWTETIVTSAHIEYMAFPRLAAHAELGWSPWSTHNWNQFRTRLGAHGPRWTAAGINFYKSSQIPWDTGGNPGVCSQPAWNSATVYTGGNVVSHNGTKWTAKWWTQGEEPGTTGEWGVWRDDGPC; translated from the coding sequence ATGGTGAAAACCGGTGGAAGATCCCGCGTGCGGATGCGGCTGGCCCGGGCGCTCGCCGCACTGACCATCGCCGGCGGCTCGTTCGCCGCGCTGCAGCCCGCCGCCGCCAGCCCGGCCCCGGCCGCCGAGCCGCTGACCAGCCTGGTGCCGGTCCCGGTTTCGGTGCAGCCCGCCGCCGGGGTGACCCACACGCTGGCGGAGAGCACCAAGATCTACGCCGCCTCGGCTTCGGTCGGCGACTACCTGGCCGGCGTGCTGCGCCGGTCGACCGGCTACGCGCTGCCGGTGCAGACCGCACCGGCCACCCCGCCCGCCGACGGCATCTCGCTGCTGCTGTCCGGCGCGCCGGGCAGCGTCGGTGACCAGGGTTACCAGCTGACCGTGTCGGCGCAGAACGTGGTGCTGCGGGCGAACACCGCGGCCGGCCTGTTCAGCGGGGTGCAGACGCTGCGCCAGCTGTTCCCGGCCGCGATCGAGAGCCCGACCGTGCAGTCCGGCCCGTGGACCCTGCCCGGCGCCACCATCACCGACCACCCGCGCTTCGCCTACCGCAGCGCGATGCTGGACGTGGCCAGGCACTTCCACCCGGTCGACGCGGTGAAGAAGTACATCGACCAGCTGGCCCTGTACAAGATCAACTACTTCCACCTGCACCTGGCCGACGACCAGGGCTGGCGGATCATGATCGACAGCTGGCCGAAGCTGGCCACCTACGGCGGCAGCACGCAGGTCGGCGGCGGCCCCGGCGGGTACTACACAAAGGCGCAGTACAGCGAGATCGTCGCGTACGCGGCTTCGCGGCACATCACCGTGGTCCCCGAGATCGACATGCCCGGCCACACCAACGCGGCACTGGCCTCCTACGCCGAACTGAACTGCAACGGTGTCGCGCCGCCGCTGCGGACCGACATCGAGGTCGGCTACAGCTCGCTGTGCATCTCGAAGGACATCACCTACCAGTTCGTGGCCGACGTGATCCGCGAGATCTCCGCGCTGACCCCCGGCCCGTACTTCCACATCGGCGGCGACGAGGCGCACGCGACCTCGGACGCGGACTACCAGACCTTCATGACGAAGGTGCTGCCGCTGGTGGCGCAGAACGGCAAGACCGTGCAGGGCTGGCACGACATCGCGAAGGTGCAGCTGCCGGGTACCGCGGTCCCGCAGTTCTGGGGCACCACCACCGCCGACCAGGGCGTGGTGAACGCGGTGGCGCGGGGCAGCAAGGTGCTGATGTCCCCGGCGAACAAGGCCTACCTGGACATGAAGTACAACTCGTCCACCCCGCTCGGGCTGAGCTGGGCCGGGTTCATCGAGGTGCAGACGGCCTACGAATGGAACCCCGGCGCCTACCTCAACGGCGTGCCCGAATCGGCGGTGCTGGGCGTGGAGTCTCCACTGTGGACGGAGACGATCGTGACCAGCGCGCACATCGAGTACATGGCGTTTCCGCGGCTGGCCGCGCACGCCGAACTCGGCTGGTCGCCGTGGTCCACGCACAATTGGAACCAGTTCCGCACCCGGCTCGGCGCCCATGGCCCGCGCTGGACGGCGGCGGGCATCAACTTCTACAAGTCCTCGCAGATCCCGTGGGACACCGGCGGCAATCCGGGCGTGTGCAGCCAGCCCGCCTGGAACTCGGCAACGGTGTACACCGGCGGGAACGTGGTGTCGCACAACGGCACCAAGTGGACCGCGAAGTGGTGGACGCAGGGCGAGGAGCCCGGCACCACCGGCGAATGGGGCGTCTGGCGCGACGACGGCCCCTGCTGA
- a CDS encoding amidase — MPGLEALARSVRDGEVDPVELLEGALARAEARASLNAVVHVDRSATARADGPLAGIPVLVKEIIEVGGLPFRCGSEVFADRIGAADAEIVARVRAAGGVVFGLTHSHEFAYGCTGTANRAGPCRNPHDPSRIAGGSSSGSAAAVAAGIAGLALGTDTAGSVRVPASLCGVVGAKPSRGLLPADGVFPLSRSLDHVGVFTGSVADARYAVEVLGRVSLPALTGSPRLGVVEVDASPAVTAAFDECLGVLEAAGARLTRVDFDWDEINRTAVDLQGPEAAAVHAELLSERYQPDVRDRLRAAAEVPGWRYVLARERVRPLTDAVERVLSEMDGVVLPAVPMRATPIGDESVREPLLRYNRLANLTGFPALSLPMPVRGGLPAGMQVLGTDDARVFGVAEWVENALVP; from the coding sequence GTGCCCGGCCTGGAGGCGCTGGCGCGCTCGGTGCGCGACGGCGAGGTGGACCCGGTCGAACTGCTCGAAGGTGCGCTGGCGCGGGCGGAGGCACGGGCTTCGCTGAACGCGGTCGTGCACGTGGACCGTTCGGCCACCGCTCGTGCCGACGGCCCGCTCGCCGGGATTCCGGTGCTGGTCAAGGAGATCATCGAGGTCGGCGGGCTGCCGTTCCGGTGCGGCTCCGAGGTGTTCGCCGACCGGATCGGGGCCGCGGACGCGGAGATCGTGGCCAGGGTCAGGGCGGCGGGCGGGGTGGTCTTCGGGCTGACGCACAGCCACGAATTCGCCTACGGCTGCACGGGTACGGCCAACCGGGCGGGACCGTGCCGGAATCCTCACGATCCTTCGCGCATCGCGGGCGGTTCGAGTTCCGGCTCGGCGGCGGCGGTCGCGGCTGGAATCGCCGGGTTGGCGCTGGGCACGGACACGGCGGGCTCGGTGCGGGTCCCGGCCTCGTTGTGCGGTGTGGTGGGGGCGAAGCCGAGTCGCGGTCTGCTGCCCGCGGACGGGGTGTTCCCGCTTTCGCGGTCGCTGGATCACGTGGGCGTGTTCACCGGTTCGGTGGCCGACGCGCGGTATGCCGTCGAAGTGCTGGGGCGGGTTTCGTTGCCCGCCTTGACCGGATCGCCGCGCCTCGGGGTGGTCGAGGTGGACGCTTCGCCCGCGGTGACGGCGGCTTTCGACGAGTGCCTCGGGGTGCTGGAGGCGGCGGGCGCGCGGTTGACGCGGGTCGACTTCGACTGGGACGAGATCAACCGGACCGCGGTGGACCTGCAGGGCCCGGAGGCCGCCGCGGTGCACGCGGAGTTGCTTTCCGAGCGGTACCAACCGGATGTGCGGGACCGGTTGCGGGCGGCCGCGGAGGTGCCGGGATGGCGTTACGTCCTGGCGCGGGAACGGGTGCGGCCGCTCACCGACGCTGTCGAGCGGGTTCTGTCCGAAATGGACGGTGTGGTGCTGCCTGCGGTGCCGATGCGGGCCACGCCCATCGGTGACGAGTCCGTGCGCGAACCGTTGCTGCGCTACAACCGCCTGGCGAACCTGACCGGATTCCCGGCACTGAGCCTGCCGATGCCGGTGCGGGGTGGACTGCCCGCCGGGATGCAGGTTCTCGGGACCGATGATGCCCGGGTGTTCGGAGTGGCCGAGTGGGTGGAGAACGCCCTGGTGCCGTGA